In one Rutidosis leptorrhynchoides isolate AG116_Rl617_1_P2 chromosome 8, CSIRO_AGI_Rlap_v1, whole genome shotgun sequence genomic region, the following are encoded:
- the LOC139861957 gene encoding uncharacterized protein, with protein MTATASVSSPWIPEDDLLLKNSIEGGASLEALAKGAIKFSRKFTFRELRDRWYSLLYDPDVSAQASARMAELELSVSNSSSKSKLDNTKGSEKVPEKRSIRRHYYAMRKRIKNEFFSSPNLGFFHQEHNATSNHRTHDDNVLLEDCLANNLGFEEKDFEILRQAFPESIGTVATNVINGAMREEGLFKFTEDVSPSQNELIGGSFDPKLEMKNATRIDDSGPSESQPKSDKSGGFGGKHLFNSPMSDGSASFHTLGFSSPSTRLPLWKTLEDVSAPDMPVDENNAESHQVAEETEEYDHQREGKSSPGYDGAHQMSLSGQDGEYTDLPESLLNFSNEDDILFMDADVKDSTHDDIAKNVHTDATVSIQCPEELKDYQQQEGDVASTSVSQLDFIICTLNTEDPDIPCNDDIFLLIHPSTQITPSVGLQIATDNVGSLSSSSNEKDNEHGPSSVKKGKDPAPCFSRSHSSRPNASHVGSGPKNESPEGEYLAPKPNNIRLPNQTRPVHRALEMSGNELIEEDASKVELRGSCIPMVYNEIPLPLEGGSVKRVDPEPMDDSYIDDVDNSDSDGDVPYFSDVEAMILEMDLAHSQDSCITSEVARYQNEDAKRMIMRLEQAARSSFQRAMSTHGALAIFYGRHLKEYMKKIEVTIGRSTDDTEVDIDLRKEGRANKISRRQAIIKMDTDGSFSLKNLGASSISLNGKLVAQGQMVTLGSSCLIEIRGMSFVFEINEKYVRRFLSNKPR; from the exons ATGACAGCAACGGCTTCTGTTTCTTCTCCATGGATTCCTGAAGATGACCTGCTGCTCAAGAATTCAATTGAG GGTGGAGCTTCACTCGAAGCACTTGCTAAAGGGGCAATAAAGTTTTCCCGAAAATTTACATTTCGCGAACTTCGAGATCGATGGTATTCCCTTCTTTATGATCCCGATGTTTCAGCTCAAGCTTCTGCTCGTATGGCCGAACTCGAACTATCTGTTTCAAATTCATCTTCAAAATCTAAATTAGACAATACTAAAGGAAGTGAGAAGGTCCCCGAAAAGAGAAGCATACGCAGACATTATTATGCCATGCGAAAGAGAATAAAAAATGAATTTTTTAGCTCTCCAAATCTCGGCTTTTTTCATCAAGAACATAATGCTACTAGTAATCATCGGACTCATGATGATAATGTTTTACTAGAAGATTGTCTTGCAAACAATTTAGGGTTTGAGGAAAAAGACTTTGAAATCTTGCGCCAGGCTTTTCCCGAATCTATAGGGACTGTAGCTACAAATGTTATAAATGGAGCAATGAGGGAAGAAGGATTGTTTAAGTTTACTGAAGATGTTTCTCCTTCACAAAATGAATTAATAGGTGGTTCTTTTGACCCAAAACTTGAGATGAAGAACGCCACACGTATTGATGATTCAGGTCCATCTGAAAGTCAACCCAAGTCTGATAAATCGGGTGGATTTGGAGGGAAGCACCTTTTTAATTCGCCTATGTCAGACGGTAGTGCTTCGTTTCACACGTTGGGATTTTCATCTCCGTCAACTAGGCTGCCACTCTGGAAGACGTTAGAAGACGTTTCTGCCCCTGATATGCCGGTTGATGAGAACAACGCTGAAAGTCATCAGGTTGCAGAAGAAACTGAAGAATATGACCACCAAAGAGAGGGTAAGAGTTCACCTGGATATGATGGGGCCCACCAGATGTCCCTTTCGGGTCAGGATGGTGAGTATACAGATCTACCAGAATCTCTTCTCAACTTCTCAAACGAAGATGATATTCTTTTCATGGACGCGGATGTAAAAGATTCAACGCATGATGATATTGCTAAAAATGTACATACTGATGCTACCGTAAGTATTCAATGTCCAGAAGAGTTAAAAGATTATCAGCAGCAGGAGGGTGATGTGGCATCAACATCAGTATCACAACTCGATTTTATTATTTGCACATTAAATACAGAAGACCCTGATATACCGTGCAATGATGATATTTTTCTGCTGATTCACCCATCTACTCAAATTACTCCTTCGGTTGGACTGCAAATTGCTACAGACAATGTTGGTTCATTATCTTCCTCATCTAATGAGAAAGATAACGAACATGGGCCGAGTTCAGTAAAAAAAGGTAAAGATCCTGCACCATGTTTCTCCCGATCACATTCAAGTCGGCCAAATGCATCACATGTTGGCTCGGGACCTAAAAACGAGTCACCTGAAGGTGAATATCTTGCGCCAAAGCCTAATAATATTAGACTTCCTAATCAAACTAGGCCCGTACATAGAGCTCTAGAGATGAGTGGGAACGAACTGATAGAGGAAGATGCTAGTAAAGTTGAACTGCGG GGTTCTTGCATCCCAATGGTGTATAATGAGATACCATTACCTTTAGAAGGTGGGTCTGTCAAACGGGTTGATCCAGAACCCATGGATGATTCTTATATTGATGATGTGGACAACTCTGATAGTGATGGTGACGTACCTTACTTTTCTGATGTTGAAGCCATG ATACTTGAAATGGACTTGGCTCATAGTCAGGACTCATGTATTACAAGTGAAG TTGCAAGATATCAGAATGAGGACGCTAAAAGGATGATAATGAGGCTGGAACAGGCTGCTCGTTCTTCATTCCAAAGAGCCATGTCAACTCATGGAGCCCTTGCCATTTTCTATGGCCGTCATCTCAAGgaatatatgaagaaaattgag GTCACAATTGGAAGATCTACTGATGACACTGAGGTTGATATTGATCTAAGAAAAGAAGGCCGTGCTAACAAGATATCAAGGCGACAG GCTATCATAAAGATGGACACAGATGGATCATTCAGTCTCAAAAATCTTGGAGCGAGTTCAATCTCATTAAATGGCAAACTGGTTGCTCAAGGGCAGATGGTTACACTTGGTTCAAGTTGTTTAATTGAG ATAAGGGGGATGAGCTTTGTGTTTGAGATCAATGAGAAGTATGTGAGGCGTTTCTTGAGTAACAAGCCACGTTAA
- the LOC139861977 gene encoding protein FMP32, mitochondrial-like, translating to MAAYAACIRAGTKLRSVQAINSPVFRNAFAPTTSSSSHCNPISNRFDFRQISQSVQPNGKRLFLVDTLALVRRLEGQGVPSKQAEAITSAITEVLNDSMENVAQSFVSKGEMQRIEMIQDGNLGKFKSQVQSSQENHFSSLQRETEKLRNDIEKMRSELRYEIDKVTAGQRLDLNLERGRIRDELANQNQETANLTNKLDREIHSLRAQLEAAKYDVIKYCIGTLVSISAVGLAVLRILM from the exons ATGGCCGCTTATGCGGCCTGTATTCGGGCCGGAACTAAACTCCGATCCGTTCAGGCTATCAATTCACCGGTATTCAGAAACGCTTTTGCACCTACAACGTCATCATCATCGCATTGTAATCCGATTAGCAACAGATTTGATTTCAGGCAGATTTCTCAATCAGTTCAACCTAACGGCAAACGTTTGTTTCTTGTTGATACCCTGGCGCTT GTTAGGAGATTAGAAGGACAAGGTGTGCCATCAAAGCAAGCGGAAGCGATAACATCTGCAATAACTGAGGTTTTGAATGATAGTATGGAAAATGTGGCTCAATCTTTTGTTTCCAAGGGTGAAATGCAAagg ATTGAGATGATTCAAGATGGCAACTTGGGGAAATTCAAGTCTCAAGTACAAAGCTCTCAG GAAAATCATTTCTCCTCGTTGCAACGTGAGACGGAAAAACTGAGGAATGATATTGAGAAGATGCGTAGTGAGTTAAG GTACGAGATTGACAAAGTCACTGCCGGACAGCGTCTGGATTTAAATCTCGAAAGGGG GAGAATTCGTGATGAACTCGCAAACCAAAACCAAGAAACCGCTAATCTCACAAACAAACTGGATAGG GAAATTCATTCGTTAAGGGCCCAATTGGAAGCAGCAAAATACGATGTGATCAAGTACTGCATCGGTACCCTTGTCTCAATTTCTGCCGTGGGTCTGGCCGTGTTGCGTATACTTATGTAA